The following proteins come from a genomic window of Mariniflexile sp. TRM1-10:
- a CDS encoding TonB-dependent receptor plug domain-containing protein, which translates to MSRKGLLSIFLSLFFLNVATLKAQTVQKEKQPLIAILKILEEKYSIRFSYIDDTIKEKKALLPNSNLNLEDVLELLKAETLLDFELLDNRFVVIKNKTENQPSGFKMQRLKEVTINNYLTTGITKLNDGSIVIKPETFGILPGLIEPDVLQTIQALPGVLSTDETVSNINVRGGTHDQNLLLWDGIKMYQSGHFFGLISAFNPYTTKHINIYKNGTSAKYGDGISSVIDMELPNSIDNQFKAGLGFNLINADGFAKIPLSKKTELQLASRRSVTDLILTPTYDQYFKRIFQDSDLTKTNKNSISKNEQFYFYDVNMKFLYNITDKDKIRIHFLNVNNYLNYDEQSSINDRNEAFNSKLSQQNMASGITYTRNWNKSLSSTSQFYISNYDLDATNHDITNNLRLIQENEVYDGAAKIDINYVPNLKLKINGGYQFTEVGISNLEDVNNPVFRSYIKEVIRSHAVYAETGLLSNNAKTNLKMGARLNYIQKFHLFFAEPRLSFSQRFLNNFRLEILGEFKSQTTTQIIDLQNDFLGIEKRRWVLANNNEDILIDDDGRTIYPVPILKSKQLSAGIHFNKNKLLISAETYIKKVDGITTRSQGFQNQYQFVNSIGSYEIKGIDFLLNKQFSDMVSTWVSYSYNTNNYTFDTLNNGKAFPNNTDIRHAVTLGGTYTYNSFKFALGLNWHSGKPTTTPSENDDPNDDVITYENPNSSNLKDYLRTDCSATYQFNISNTSKATVGVSVWNISNEKNILNSYYTLDDENLVTKVENHSLGITPNISFRVHF; encoded by the coding sequence GTGAGTAGAAAAGGACTCCTTTCTATTTTTTTATCATTGTTTTTTTTGAATGTTGCCACCCTAAAAGCGCAAACCGTTCAAAAAGAAAAGCAACCGCTTATTGCCATTTTAAAAATTCTTGAAGAAAAATATAGCATTCGTTTTTCTTATATAGATGACACCATTAAGGAAAAAAAAGCACTACTACCCAACTCCAATTTAAACTTAGAAGACGTTTTAGAATTACTTAAAGCCGAAACTTTATTAGATTTTGAATTGTTGGACAACCGATTTGTTGTTATTAAAAACAAAACCGAAAACCAACCCAGCGGCTTCAAAATGCAGCGTTTAAAAGAAGTTACTATTAACAACTATCTCACCACCGGTATTACAAAATTAAACGACGGTTCCATTGTTATAAAACCCGAAACATTTGGCATTCTTCCAGGGTTGATTGAACCCGACGTTTTACAAACCATACAAGCTTTACCGGGCGTTTTAAGCACAGACGAAACCGTTTCAAACATTAATGTGCGTGGTGGTACCCACGACCAGAACCTGCTGCTTTGGGATGGCATAAAAATGTACCAATCGGGACATTTTTTTGGGCTTATTTCGGCCTTTAACCCTTACACCACAAAACATATTAATATTTACAAAAATGGCACAAGCGCTAAATATGGCGATGGGATTTCGAGTGTTATAGACATGGAATTACCCAATAGTATTGATAACCAATTTAAAGCTGGTTTGGGTTTTAATTTAATAAATGCCGATGGTTTTGCTAAAATTCCGCTTTCAAAAAAAACAGAATTACAACTAGCGTCGCGTCGCTCGGTGACCGATTTAATTTTAACCCCTACTTACGACCAATATTTTAAACGTATTTTTCAAGATTCCGATTTAACCAAAACCAATAAAAATTCAATTTCAAAAAACGAACAATTCTATTTTTATGATGTTAACATGAAATTTTTATACAACATCACTGATAAAGACAAAATTAGAATTCATTTTTTAAACGTAAACAATTATTTAAATTACGACGAGCAATCTTCTATAAATGATAGAAATGAAGCGTTTAATAGTAAATTATCGCAACAAAATATGGCCTCCGGAATTACTTATACCAGAAATTGGAATAAATCGCTTTCTTCAACTTCGCAATTCTATATATCGAATTACGATTTAGATGCCACAAACCACGACATTACCAACAACCTTCGATTAATTCAAGAAAACGAAGTGTATGATGGTGCTGCCAAAATAGATATTAATTACGTACCAAACCTTAAATTAAAAATAAACGGCGGGTACCAATTTACTGAAGTTGGCATTAGCAACTTAGAAGATGTTAACAACCCTGTTTTTAGAAGTTATATAAAAGAAGTTATTCGCAGCCATGCGGTTTATGCCGAAACGGGGCTGCTATCAAACAATGCCAAAACGAACCTAAAAATGGGCGCGCGATTAAACTATATTCAAAAATTCCACTTGTTTTTTGCCGAACCACGATTAAGTTTCAGTCAGCGATTTCTAAATAATTTTAGGTTGGAAATTTTAGGTGAATTCAAAAGTCAAACCACAACCCAAATCATCGATTTGCAAAATGATTTTTTAGGTATTGAAAAACGCCGATGGGTTTTGGCAAATAACAATGAAGATATTTTAATTGACGATGATGGTAGAACTATTTACCCTGTTCCCATTTTAAAAAGCAAACAACTATCGGCAGGCATTCATTTCAACAAAAACAAATTACTCATAAGTGCAGAAACTTATATAAAAAAAGTAGATGGCATTACTACACGGAGCCAAGGGTTCCAAAACCAATATCAGTTTGTAAACAGTATTGGCAGTTACGAAATTAAAGGCATAGACTTTTTATTGAATAAACAATTTAGCGATATGGTTAGTACTTGGGTTTCTTATTCGTACAACACCAATAATTATACGTTTGACACTTTAAATAATGGCAAAGCCTTTCCTAACAATACCGATATAAGACATGCCGTTACATTAGGAGGCACTTACACTTACAACAGCTTCAAATTTGCTTTAGGCTTAAATTGGCATTCGGGAAAGCCAACCACAACACCGAGTGAAAACGATGACCCCAACGATGATGTGATAACCTATGAAAATCCCAATAGTTCCAATTTAAAAGACTACTTACGTA